A single genomic interval of Chitinophaga sp. 180180018-3 harbors:
- a CDS encoding glycerophosphoryl diester phosphodiesterase has translation MKRIFLLIASIQLLLPAAIKAQTISLANKQLRIQWQQTKDGWKIKDLRFFINQQWRPVAHPSGEYTLLYAAEKPADSTAIHFKTITGKSWPDTSYHYQINAWKQATTAVALNTAGDALYFYPSGAKQVSPAKVIFTYTSPLATITATWQLDEQYAGDVKVTMQLQCKKDGYYSLSSPSVTTVGQEDMAWAVMPGYFQGRAIQPDVVLSYAYGQGVPDLPVLYRERCASSFCPIITTKENISFAVIPDAGLGRDPWENDRNTHQQWQLALSHKNRRSQLSPTVYYPVLGEPLSLKKQGDDIHYGFRYSFNKGEWYHLLTHAVNDVYDFKKTLALRKNTQSLTSRIEHMHHYLRDKRTSLWNIEHYNGLTIGGQSYLGGVVGSNHDAIKNADYGAMWMLASTSGDRYLKDSVLPLALNFKLAQQQTGPGFFQGAAIGQYYLSNSKTFTEEWGDFVEPVSLTYYVMLDIGNILLFEPGNDTLKKRLELGASLLMNWQKTDGSWEVAYDRHTQQPLFTDIKDLRPTFYGLVVAYRILKDEKYLTAAKRGADWFIQNAVDPGHFIGVCGDARYAPDFATAQSAQALLDLYDLTHDKKYQDAAIRTARMYLTSVYTQPVPSEKIKHVNGIERKDWQISQAGLSFEHGGIIGSANGAGPIMLCSHAGMFVRMFQLTNDPLFIEMARAAAIGRDAFVDPQTSVASYYWATMNKGAGPYPHHAWWQIGWITDYLLSEAQLRSGSRITFPRGFITPKVGPHESYGFAPGNIYGHEVDLINREGVVTCDNPNIEYILAQSTHGKNIFLILLNDTNEPLKGKIKLNTDGNTITDLITNRQLGTGSEQTVALEGYGIRVLMVH, from the coding sequence ATGAAAAGGATATTCCTGCTTATTGCAAGCATCCAGCTACTTTTGCCGGCAGCCATAAAAGCGCAGACCATATCGCTGGCCAATAAACAGCTGCGCATTCAGTGGCAGCAAACGAAGGATGGATGGAAGATCAAGGATCTGCGTTTCTTCATCAACCAACAATGGCGGCCGGTGGCACACCCTTCCGGCGAGTATACCCTGCTGTATGCTGCTGAAAAACCGGCAGACAGTACCGCCATTCATTTTAAAACCATCACCGGCAAAAGCTGGCCCGACACTTCCTACCACTACCAGATCAATGCCTGGAAACAGGCCACCACAGCAGTTGCACTGAATACTGCCGGCGATGCCCTGTACTTTTATCCTTCCGGCGCCAAACAGGTATCGCCGGCTAAAGTAATTTTCACATATACGTCGCCGTTAGCCACCATCACAGCCACCTGGCAGCTCGATGAACAATATGCCGGCGATGTTAAAGTAACCATGCAGCTGCAATGTAAAAAAGACGGGTACTATTCCCTCTCCAGCCCTTCTGTGACAACCGTTGGCCAGGAGGATATGGCGTGGGCCGTGATGCCTGGCTATTTCCAGGGCAGAGCAATACAGCCCGACGTGGTGTTAAGCTACGCATATGGCCAGGGAGTTCCCGATCTGCCCGTGCTTTATCGTGAACGCTGTGCCAGTTCTTTCTGCCCCATCATTACTACCAAAGAAAATATTTCTTTCGCCGTCATACCCGACGCCGGCCTTGGCAGGGATCCCTGGGAAAATGACCGTAACACGCATCAGCAATGGCAGCTTGCCCTGTCTCACAAAAACAGGCGTTCACAGCTTTCTCCCACTGTTTACTATCCCGTACTGGGCGAGCCCCTTTCGCTGAAAAAGCAGGGTGATGATATCCATTACGGATTCCGGTACAGCTTTAATAAAGGCGAATGGTATCATTTGCTGACGCATGCGGTGAACGATGTATATGATTTTAAAAAGACGCTCGCCCTGCGGAAAAATACACAGTCGCTCACCAGCAGGATAGAACATATGCATCACTACCTGCGCGACAAACGTACCTCTTTATGGAATATCGAACACTATAACGGGCTTACTATCGGCGGCCAATCGTACCTGGGCGGTGTAGTTGGCTCCAATCACGACGCCATTAAAAACGCAGACTACGGAGCCATGTGGATGCTTGCCAGCACCAGTGGCGATCGGTACCTCAAAGACAGCGTACTACCGTTGGCGTTAAACTTCAAACTTGCACAGCAACAAACAGGTCCGGGTTTCTTTCAGGGCGCCGCCATCGGACAATACTATCTTTCCAACAGCAAAACCTTCACGGAAGAATGGGGCGACTTTGTGGAGCCCGTCAGTCTTACCTATTACGTTATGCTCGACATAGGCAACATACTGCTATTTGAACCCGGAAATGATACGCTGAAAAAAAGGCTGGAGCTGGGCGCATCACTGCTGATGAATTGGCAAAAAACCGATGGCAGCTGGGAAGTGGCATACGACAGGCACACGCAGCAGCCGCTCTTCACAGACATCAAAGACCTGCGGCCTACGTTCTACGGACTGGTGGTGGCCTACCGGATATTGAAAGACGAAAAATATTTAACAGCCGCCAAACGCGGCGCCGACTGGTTTATACAAAACGCGGTGGATCCGGGACACTTCATCGGTGTGTGTGGTGATGCCCGCTACGCACCGGATTTTGCAACGGCTCAGTCGGCCCAGGCACTGCTGGACCTGTACGATCTCACACACGATAAAAAATACCAGGATGCTGCCATCCGCACAGCGCGCATGTACCTGACGTCTGTTTATACGCAGCCGGTACCCTCTGAAAAAATCAAGCACGTGAATGGTATTGAGCGCAAAGACTGGCAAATTTCGCAGGCGGGCCTGAGCTTTGAGCATGGCGGTATCATTGGCTCTGCAAATGGTGCAGGCCCGATTATGCTTTGCAGTCATGCCGGCATGTTTGTACGCATGTTTCAGCTTACCAACGACCCTCTTTTCATTGAAATGGCGAGAGCAGCCGCCATCGGGAGAGACGCCTTTGTTGATCCGCAAACAAGTGTAGCCTCCTATTACTGGGCCACCATGAACAAGGGCGCCGGCCCTTACCCGCATCATGCCTGGTGGCAGATAGGATGGATCACCGACTACCTCCTGTCGGAAGCGCAGTTACGTTCAGGCAGCAGGATTACTTTTCCGAGAGGCTTCATTACACCGAAAGTTGGTCCGCACGAATCATATGGATTTGCACCTGGCAATATCTATGGCCACGAAGTTGATCTTATCAACCGTGAGGGAGTTGTTACGTGCGACAATCCTAATATCGAATATATCCTGGCACAGAGTACCCATGGAAAAAACATCTTCTTAATACTCCTGAACGACACAAACGAACCGTTGAAAGGAAAAATTAAATTAAACACGGATGGTAACACCATTACAGACCTGATTACCAACAGGCAACTGGGCACCGGCAGTGAGCAAACGGTGGCGCTGGAAGGCTACGGCATCAGGGTATTGATGGTACATTAA
- a CDS encoding FAD-dependent oxidoreductase, whose protein sequence is MIRSESIEKRSFPLIKLTADLIVTGGGLSGICCSVTAARHGLKVVLVQDRSVLGGNASSEIRLWILGATSHMGNNNRWAREGGVIDEILVENMYRNPEGNPVILDAILLDKVASEPNITLLLNTTVYHAEKQDSTTIASLKAYCSQNQTEYELKAPLFCDASGDGVVGFLSGAAFRMGAESKEEFNELFAPTKAYGELLGHSLYFYSKDTGKPVQFVPPSFALTDITEIPKFRSFNSQEYGCKLWWIEYGGRMDTVHDTEQIKWELWKIVYGVWNYIKNSGNFPEAATLTLEWVGMIPGKRESRRFEGDYILKQQDVIEQRLHDDAVAFGGWSLDLHPSDGIYSAAPGCTQWHSKGIYQIPFRSLYSRNIQNLLLAGRIISASHVAFGSSRVMATSAYVAQASALAAVLCTQQGCSPAALYNNGSIARLQQLLLRSGQFIPGVSLKDEDDLVQQATITASSELVFSQLEEDTAPLPLDIAVAQMFPVNKGKIPSIALHAYADAPATLHAEIRICSRTGSYTPDTSIATFEFDVQPGRNCIQLMPDVTIEQAQYVFVVLHKNPMVKISRSGKRITGILSVFNTINPAVSNYGKQHAPDGIGIDSFEFWCAQRRPAGQNIALTLGSPLQLFGPANISNGVARPTTQPNAWVSDLNDPDPSITLRWGEPKRIKKMIFSFDTDFDHPMESVLMSHPENVMPFCLRNYSIFDDNGNKVYEKTGNYQTRNEIHWPSPLVTSGLTIRTAHPSASTPAAIFEIRCFE, encoded by the coding sequence ATGATAAGATCAGAAAGCATAGAGAAGCGTTCTTTTCCATTGATAAAACTAACGGCCGACTTAATTGTCACGGGAGGCGGGTTATCGGGCATCTGCTGTTCAGTAACTGCTGCCAGGCATGGATTAAAGGTAGTACTGGTACAGGACAGAAGCGTGCTGGGGGGCAATGCCAGCAGTGAAATACGTTTATGGATACTGGGCGCCACCTCTCACATGGGCAATAACAACAGGTGGGCAAGAGAAGGCGGTGTGATAGACGAAATACTGGTAGAAAACATGTACCGGAATCCGGAAGGCAATCCGGTGATCCTTGATGCTATATTACTGGATAAAGTGGCCAGCGAGCCCAATATCACGTTATTACTGAACACCACCGTTTACCATGCAGAAAAGCAGGATAGTACTACCATTGCATCTTTAAAAGCTTATTGTAGCCAGAACCAAACTGAATATGAACTAAAGGCGCCACTGTTTTGCGATGCCTCCGGCGATGGTGTGGTAGGCTTTTTGTCGGGTGCGGCATTCAGAATGGGGGCAGAAAGTAAAGAAGAATTTAATGAACTGTTTGCTCCCACCAAAGCCTACGGCGAGCTCCTTGGCCATTCTCTTTATTTTTATTCGAAAGATACCGGCAAACCAGTACAGTTTGTTCCTCCATCTTTTGCACTTACAGATATTACAGAGATACCAAAATTCCGAAGCTTCAACTCACAGGAATATGGCTGTAAACTGTGGTGGATAGAATATGGCGGGCGTATGGACACGGTACATGATACGGAGCAAATAAAATGGGAGCTTTGGAAGATAGTATACGGTGTATGGAACTATATTAAGAACTCAGGCAATTTTCCTGAGGCGGCCACCTTAACCCTGGAGTGGGTAGGCATGATTCCCGGAAAGCGGGAAAGTCGCCGCTTCGAAGGCGATTACATTTTAAAACAGCAGGATGTTATTGAGCAACGCCTGCACGACGATGCCGTAGCCTTCGGTGGCTGGAGCCTCGACCTGCACCCGTCGGATGGCATTTATTCCGCTGCACCGGGTTGTACCCAATGGCACAGTAAGGGCATTTACCAGATACCCTTTCGCAGCCTGTATTCCAGGAATATTCAAAACCTGTTGCTGGCAGGACGCATTATCAGTGCGTCGCATGTGGCGTTTGGCTCGTCGCGCGTAATGGCTACCAGCGCGTATGTTGCACAGGCGTCGGCCCTGGCTGCAGTGCTTTGCACACAGCAGGGATGCAGTCCGGCTGCGCTTTACAACAACGGCAGCATCGCCAGGTTGCAGCAACTGCTGCTGCGCAGCGGACAATTCATCCCCGGCGTATCTTTAAAAGACGAAGACGACCTGGTGCAACAGGCGACTATCACTGCCAGCAGTGAGTTGGTATTTTCCCAACTGGAAGAAGATACCGCGCCACTTCCGCTTGATATAGCAGTAGCCCAAATGTTCCCTGTTAATAAAGGAAAGATCCCGTCAATCGCGTTACATGCCTACGCAGACGCGCCCGCCACGCTTCACGCTGAAATAAGAATCTGTTCACGCACAGGCAGCTATACACCCGATACATCGATCGCCACTTTCGAATTTGACGTTCAACCCGGCAGGAACTGCATACAGCTCATGCCGGATGTTACTATTGAGCAGGCGCAATATGTATTTGTGGTACTTCACAAGAACCCGATGGTAAAGATCAGCAGATCGGGTAAAAGGATCACCGGTATCCTTTCTGTCTTTAACACTATTAATCCTGCAGTATCAAATTATGGTAAACAGCACGCCCCCGACGGCATTGGAATAGACAGCTTTGAGTTTTGGTGCGCACAGCGCAGGCCGGCCGGGCAAAATATTGCGCTCACGCTTGGCAGTCCCCTGCAGCTGTTCGGGCCGGCCAACATCAGCAATGGCGTTGCCAGGCCTACCACCCAGCCCAATGCCTGGGTGTCGGATCTGAACGATCCTGATCCCAGCATTACGCTGCGTTGGGGCGAGCCGAAGCGCATTAAAAAGATGATCTTTTCTTTCGATACAGACTTTGACCACCCGATGGAATCTGTGCTTATGTCGCACCCGGAAAATGTAATGCCTTTTTGTCTCCGTAATTATTCCATCTTTGACGACAATGGTAATAAGGTATATGAAAAAACAGGGAACTACCAGACGCGGAATGAGATCCACTGGCCCAGCCCCCTCGTTACGTCAGGCCTTACTATCAGAACAGCACACCCTTCGGCCAGCACACCGGCTGCTATTTTTGAAATACGATGCTTTGAATAG
- a CDS encoding sodium:solute symporter family protein produces MGQLDFIVMGVFALLILGIGLMFTRIGSKNSSAFFEAGGATPWWINSISLFISYFSAGTFVVWGSIAYKSGFVANGIQLTMVFGGMLVALFIAAKWKRTGAVTAAEYIEKRLGRGTQKFYTFLIMLHGLFTTASVLYPVGKMVSVATPLSLNACILIIGGIIVLYTSAGGLWAVLVTDVVQFVILTAAVMIVIPMAFKEAGGVHSFVNNAPAGFFNFFNTEYSFGFFLAFLAYQTVYIGGNWAYVQRYTSVSNERNSKKVAWLFTLLYLISPFIWMLPPMLYRVINPSLTGLQPEGAYMMLCQQVLPAGLIGLVLSGMISASASKANTTINIMAVVFAHDVYKKAFNQHATEKNLVQAARFFTVLFGGITIVIAMMVPMIGGIVEMVLSTASIAGGALFAPIIWTLYSKRQTATSVISASLCGLVISLALKLFGNVLIGHKLDRMWETALGVGIPVFVLLCWEVYYFLTKKEATANLQISPTNATHSDVQEADARTQNTFGMKVIASAIAVVGAGIAILGLVASGGMVAFITGLVIALCSLPLFRAATR; encoded by the coding sequence ATGGGACAACTGGATTTTATTGTAATGGGAGTTTTCGCGTTGCTGATCCTGGGCATTGGTCTGATGTTCACGCGCATAGGCAGCAAAAACTCGTCGGCTTTCTTTGAGGCAGGTGGCGCCACGCCGTGGTGGATTAACAGCATTTCCCTATTCATCAGTTATTTCTCTGCAGGCACGTTTGTAGTGTGGGGGTCTATTGCCTATAAAAGCGGATTTGTTGCCAATGGTATACAGCTCACCATGGTATTTGGCGGTATGCTGGTTGCCTTGTTTATTGCGGCCAAATGGAAACGCACCGGGGCTGTAACTGCCGCAGAATATATTGAAAAAAGGCTGGGAAGAGGCACGCAGAAATTTTACACCTTCCTTATCATGCTGCATGGCCTTTTCACCACTGCTTCTGTGTTATATCCGGTTGGTAAAATGGTGAGTGTGGCTACTCCCCTTTCGTTGAACGCCTGTATCCTCATCATTGGTGGCATTATTGTTTTATATACTTCCGCGGGCGGCCTTTGGGCCGTGCTGGTAACAGATGTAGTACAGTTTGTGATTCTTACGGCAGCTGTTATGATCGTGATCCCCATGGCATTTAAAGAAGCAGGAGGTGTACATTCATTTGTAAATAATGCGCCGGCCGGATTCTTCAACTTCTTTAATACTGAATATTCATTTGGATTCTTCCTGGCATTCCTTGCCTACCAAACGGTGTACATTGGCGGCAACTGGGCGTATGTGCAGCGGTATACCAGCGTTTCGAATGAACGCAATTCAAAAAAGGTAGCCTGGCTGTTTACCCTGCTTTACCTGATAAGCCCTTTTATATGGATGTTACCGCCTATGCTGTACCGGGTTATTAATCCGTCGCTCACCGGCCTGCAGCCCGAAGGTGCCTATATGATGCTTTGCCAGCAGGTACTGCCCGCAGGCCTGATAGGACTGGTTTTATCAGGAATGATTTCCGCCAGTGCCAGCAAAGCCAATACTACTATTAATATCATGGCGGTGGTGTTTGCGCACGATGTATATAAAAAAGCATTTAACCAGCATGCCACGGAAAAAAACCTGGTGCAGGCGGCAAGGTTTTTCACCGTGCTGTTCGGCGGCATCACGATCGTCATTGCTATGATGGTACCCATGATCGGCGGCATTGTTGAAATGGTGCTGAGTACGGCCTCCATCGCAGGCGGCGCACTGTTTGCGCCCATCATCTGGACGTTGTATTCCAAACGGCAAACCGCCACCTCGGTGATCAGCGCATCCTTATGCGGGCTGGTGATCAGTCTTGCCTTAAAGCTCTTCGGTAACGTGCTGATAGGACATAAGCTCGATCGCATGTGGGAAACGGCATTGGGAGTAGGCATACCGGTTTTTGTACTGCTGTGCTGGGAAGTGTACTATTTCCTTACCAAAAAAGAAGCTACTGCTAATTTGCAGATTTCGCCGACGAATGCTACACATTCGGATGTACAGGAGGCAGATGCCAGAACGCAGAATACCTTCGGAATGAAAGTCATTGCCTCGGCTATTGCGGTGGTAGGTGCAGGCATCGCCATCCTGGGGCTGGTGGCATCAGGCGGCATGGTGGCCTTTATCACCGGGCTTGTTATTGCGCTGTGTTCGTTGCCGTTGTTCAGGGCGGCAACGCGGTGA
- a CDS encoding SDR family NAD(P)-dependent oxidoreductase, whose amino-acid sequence MTKIIFITGASKGLGRIWTEAFLKQGYKVAAAARNTSSLKDLVQQYGDAVLPVALDVNNREACFAAVKQAHLHFGAIDVLINNAALGVYGAIEETNEREARTVFETNLFGTLWVTQAVMSIMRKQMSGHIIQISSTLGLVTIPFTGLYNASKFAIEGLSETLAAEVKDFGIKVTIVEPNAFATETALAGNAVVSEAMKEYEPLKASSRAGFTDSFYGVPEATADAMIQLVNMPAPPLRLFLGKMALPWVKPVYEQRMATWEEWQGLSAAAHGK is encoded by the coding sequence ATGACAAAAATTATTTTTATTACAGGGGCCTCTAAAGGTCTTGGCAGGATCTGGACAGAAGCATTTTTAAAACAGGGCTATAAAGTAGCTGCGGCGGCAAGGAATACCAGCTCATTGAAAGATTTAGTGCAGCAATATGGCGACGCAGTTCTTCCAGTAGCATTAGATGTAAATAACCGGGAAGCCTGCTTCGCAGCGGTAAAACAAGCGCATCTCCACTTCGGCGCCATTGATGTGCTTATCAACAATGCAGCGCTCGGCGTCTATGGCGCCATTGAAGAAACTAATGAACGGGAAGCGCGCACCGTGTTTGAAACTAATTTATTCGGAACTTTATGGGTAACGCAGGCCGTGATGTCAATTATGCGCAAGCAGATGAGCGGACATATCATACAGATATCCAGCACCCTTGGTCTTGTAACAATACCATTCACAGGCCTCTACAACGCCTCCAAATTTGCTATTGAAGGGCTCAGTGAAACGCTGGCAGCAGAAGTGAAAGATTTTGGCATTAAGGTGACTATAGTAGAGCCAAACGCCTTTGCCACAGAAACGGCATTGGCAGGGAACGCTGTTGTGAGCGAAGCCATGAAAGAATATGAGCCGCTAAAAGCCTCTTCCCGAGCCGGCTTTACCGATAGTTTCTATGGAGTACCTGAAGCCACCGCAGACGCCATGATTCAGCTGGTAAATATGCCGGCTCCTCCACTTCGTCTTTTCCTGGGGAAAATGGCACTCCCATGGGTTAAACCAGTTTACGAACAACGAATGGCCACCTGGGAAGAATGGCAGGGCCTGTCTGCCGCGGCTCACGGGAAATAA
- a CDS encoding helix-turn-helix transcriptional regulator, whose translation MNHFKSLSEAHRILGFAPPENPLISVMTCDSTSFQNDISYTCDFYLIAFKKMKSGVIRYGKTKYDHDRGTMSFIKPRQIVDMRDIKLEENGFIICFHEDFLVGNLLHDEIKKYGFFDYEANEALHLSPAEEKIIWDLYRKIETEYHNNQDEYSKAIMITHIDAILKYSQRFYGRQFIDRKPLSGTTVSKFNHLMVSYFERGLMRDKGLPTVNYLAGELNLSPRYLSDLLKQETGKTAIELIHLFLISEAKNLLTGTDYSVSEIAYKLGFENPPYFSRLFKKETGISPVQFRHDGIK comes from the coding sequence ATGAATCACTTTAAAAGTCTTAGCGAAGCTCATCGCATTTTAGGATTTGCACCGCCTGAAAATCCGCTTATCAGCGTAATGACATGCGACAGTACAAGTTTTCAGAATGATATAAGCTATACCTGTGATTTTTATCTGATCGCATTCAAAAAGATGAAATCAGGGGTGATACGGTACGGCAAAACAAAATACGATCATGACCGGGGAACGATGTCTTTTATTAAACCGCGACAGATTGTAGACATGAGGGATATTAAGTTGGAGGAAAATGGCTTCATTATTTGTTTCCATGAGGACTTCCTGGTTGGAAACTTACTTCACGACGAGATCAAAAAATATGGTTTCTTTGACTACGAAGCTAATGAAGCGTTGCATCTCTCTCCCGCAGAGGAAAAAATCATATGGGACTTATATCGGAAAATAGAAACGGAGTATCATAATAATCAGGATGAATACAGCAAAGCAATTATGATCACCCATATAGATGCTATCCTGAAATATTCACAGCGTTTTTACGGAAGGCAATTCATTGACCGGAAACCGTTATCTGGCACCACTGTTTCAAAATTCAATCACTTAATGGTCTCCTATTTTGAAAGAGGGCTTATGAGGGATAAAGGGCTGCCTACCGTAAATTACCTGGCGGGTGAACTCAATTTGTCGCCACGATACCTGAGCGATCTGTTGAAACAGGAAACGGGGAAAACGGCCATAGAGCTGATTCATTTATTCCTGATTTCGGAAGCCAAAAACCTGTTGACAGGAACAGACTACTCAGTTTCGGAAATTGCTTATAAATTGGGCTTTGAAAACCCACCGTATTTCTCCCGATTGTTTAAAAAAGAAACAGGTATTAGTCCGGTCCAATTCAGGCATGATGGCATAAAATAA
- a CDS encoding family 43 glycosylhydrolase, with product MYKRCFLALAVLLPGLSVNGQQTAGTFCNPLNLNYRFSRGGTHFREAADPVIHLFKGHYFLYASKSGGYWYSNDLLQWTFRPSVTLPVEDYAPTVETMHDTVFFIASNGTPRIYFNPDPLKDDWKVYNPHFPIGMTDPAFFRDDNGRFYFYYGCSATKPIMGVELDTSNLLNPADTPRVLITHHFADHGWEEHGEHNNNGKDGWNEGSWMNKHNGKYYLQYAAPGTEFKVYGDGVYVADHPLGPFRYMPNSPFSYKPGGFINGAGHGCTFKDKYGNYWHVATMTISVRNMFERRLGLFPAFFDKEGALHCITAFGDYPLKMPTRKMDFEKESLFTGWMLLSYNRPVTASSSLPGHDPALASDEDARTWWSAASGDRGEWLQMDLQQLANVQAIQVNFADEGAAPGAGQPVKPYRYQVKGSADGIHWHMLLDQSGNNADVTHDYSVLPLVTKVRYIRINNVQVPDGRFSVSDLRIFGKGTGEKPAVVNSFTVKRDTSDSRRASLEWTPASRSAGYVVWFGTEENKCYNSVMVYGRHDLQLNGLNKDVPYYFRIDAFNENGITRGIKIVAH from the coding sequence ATGTATAAGAGATGTTTTTTAGCGCTGGCAGTTTTGCTACCGGGTTTAAGTGTAAATGGGCAGCAAACGGCAGGAACCTTTTGTAATCCGCTAAATCTGAACTACAGGTTTTCCCGTGGTGGTACACATTTTCGGGAAGCAGCCGATCCGGTTATTCATCTGTTTAAGGGGCATTATTTTCTCTATGCCTCCAAATCAGGAGGTTACTGGTACTCCAATGATCTGCTGCAATGGACCTTCAGGCCTTCCGTTACTTTGCCGGTAGAAGATTACGCCCCTACTGTAGAAACAATGCACGATACTGTATTCTTTATCGCCTCTAACGGAACGCCCCGGATTTATTTTAACCCCGACCCGTTGAAAGACGATTGGAAAGTATACAATCCTCATTTCCCGATTGGCATGACAGATCCTGCATTTTTCAGGGATGATAACGGGCGGTTTTATTTTTACTATGGATGCTCTGCAACCAAACCGATCATGGGAGTAGAGCTGGATACCTCCAACCTGTTAAATCCGGCGGATACACCGCGTGTACTCATTACGCACCACTTCGCCGATCATGGCTGGGAAGAGCACGGAGAGCATAATAATAACGGGAAAGATGGATGGAATGAAGGCAGCTGGATGAATAAACACAACGGAAAGTATTATCTCCAGTATGCCGCTCCCGGAACTGAATTTAAAGTGTATGGAGATGGGGTATACGTAGCTGATCATCCATTAGGGCCATTCCGGTATATGCCCAATAGCCCGTTTTCATATAAGCCGGGAGGCTTTATCAATGGAGCGGGTCATGGCTGTACATTCAAAGACAAATATGGAAACTATTGGCATGTTGCTACCATGACCATTTCAGTTCGCAACATGTTTGAACGGCGCTTAGGGCTGTTCCCTGCTTTCTTTGATAAAGAAGGAGCTTTACACTGTATTACTGCATTTGGAGATTATCCTTTGAAGATGCCCACCCGTAAGATGGATTTTGAAAAGGAATCTCTTTTCACCGGCTGGATGCTATTGTCTTATAATCGCCCGGTTACCGCATCGTCTTCCCTGCCCGGTCATGACCCTGCGCTTGCCAGCGATGAAGATGCCCGTACCTGGTGGAGTGCTGCTTCCGGCGATAGAGGAGAATGGTTGCAGATGGATCTGCAGCAGTTGGCCAATGTACAGGCAATACAGGTTAACTTTGCCGACGAAGGGGCTGCGCCTGGCGCCGGGCAGCCTGTAAAACCATACCGGTACCAGGTGAAAGGTTCAGCCGATGGTATTCACTGGCATATGCTGCTGGACCAGTCTGGCAATAATGCAGACGTTACACATGATTATTCTGTGCTTCCATTAGTTACGAAAGTTCGCTATATCCGCATTAACAATGTACAGGTACCTGATGGCCGGTTCTCCGTTTCTGATCTGAGGATCTTCGGTAAGGGAACCGGAGAAAAGCCAGCGGTCGTCAACTCCTTTACTGTAAAAAGAGATACTTCAGACAGCCGGCGGGCCAGCCTGGAATGGACGCCTGCAAGCCGGAGCGCCGGGTATGTAGTTTGGTTCGGCACCGAAGAAAATAAATGCTACAATTCGGTGATGGTATATGGCAGGCATGATCTTCAGCTGAACGGGCTGAACAAAGACGTTCCATACTATTTCAGGATAGATGCGTTCAATGAAAATGGCATAACCAGGGGAATAAAGATCGTAGCTCATTAA